From a single Flavobacteriales bacterium genomic region:
- the coaBC gene encoding bifunctional phosphopantothenoylcysteine decarboxylase/phosphopantothenate--cysteine ligase CoaBC → MRPLFHRNVLLCVTGSIAAYKSGHLVRELVKAGAQVQVVMTRAAHDFVTPLTLATVSGRQALTELVTGESTWNDHVHLARWADVLLIAPASANTISKMAHGECDNLLMACFLSASCPVYIAPAMDLEMFRDATTQANLERIREHGVITIGPDSGDLASGLSGEGRMTEPEEIVARLHADLVGNSKLNGKRILISAGPTQEPIDPVRYIGNRSSGKMGFALAEEAAQRGAYVELVTGPVALTTTVTGITRTDVVTAAEMAEACRRISPECEAVIMAAAVADFRPSNASGEKIKKKNAILEISLESTEDILAWMGSNKPKHQKLIGFALETNNALANAQEKLERKNLDLIVLNSLKDEGAGFGHDTNKVTMIQKGTDPEVLPLLSKSATARAILDHLETLF, encoded by the coding sequence ATGCGCCCATTGTTCCATCGTAATGTGCTACTATGTGTAACAGGGAGCATTGCGGCCTATAAGTCTGGGCATTTAGTGCGCGAACTGGTAAAGGCCGGTGCACAAGTACAAGTGGTCATGACCCGCGCTGCGCATGACTTTGTTACGCCGCTGACACTTGCCACGGTTAGTGGTAGACAAGCGCTCACCGAACTGGTTACCGGAGAAAGTACATGGAATGATCACGTGCATTTGGCGCGTTGGGCCGATGTGCTGCTCATAGCTCCAGCATCCGCGAATACAATCTCCAAAATGGCCCACGGAGAATGCGATAATTTGCTGATGGCTTGTTTCCTTAGTGCCTCATGCCCGGTTTATATAGCCCCGGCTATGGACCTGGAGATGTTCCGGGATGCAACTACGCAGGCGAATTTGGAAAGGATCCGGGAACATGGAGTTATTACCATTGGCCCCGATAGCGGAGACCTGGCCAGCGGATTGAGCGGTGAAGGACGCATGACTGAACCGGAAGAGATCGTTGCCCGATTACATGCTGACCTTGTTGGAAATAGCAAGCTCAATGGGAAGCGAATCCTGATCTCGGCTGGACCAACACAGGAACCGATCGACCCAGTGCGCTACATCGGCAACCGATCAAGTGGTAAAATGGGTTTCGCACTAGCTGAGGAGGCAGCGCAACGAGGAGCATACGTCGAGTTGGTCACAGGGCCTGTTGCTCTTACAACAACGGTTACGGGCATTACACGGACCGATGTGGTCACTGCAGCTGAAATGGCTGAAGCGTGCCGAAGGATCTCTCCAGAATGTGAGGCGGTGATAATGGCTGCAGCTGTGGCGGATTTTCGGCCGTCCAACGCGTCGGGTGAAAAGATCAAGAAGAAAAATGCCATCCTGGAGATCTCCTTGGAGAGTACCGAGGATATTCTCGCGTGGATGGGCAGCAACAAACCAAAGCACCAGAAACTGATCGGGTTCGCATTGGAAACGAATAATGCATTAGCCAATGCTCAAGAAAAACTGGAGCGCAAGAACCTGGACCTGATCGTGCTTAATTCGTTGAAGGATGAAGGTGCCGGATTTGGTCACGATACCAATAAAGTAACAATGATCCAAAAGGGCACGGATCCTGAAGTTCTTCCGTTATTGTCAAAGTCCGCTACTGCGCGTGCTATCTTAGACCACTTGGAAACGCTTTTCTAG
- a CDS encoding DNA-directed RNA polymerase subunit omega, translating to MNTKQTAAKSTITRDVSLLDTETGNVYESVAILGKRANQISVQIKEELNAKLEEFAIVGENIEEVYENREQIEVSRHYERMPKPAALAIQEMLEGKTYFRRPEPVVEVKKEA from the coding sequence ATGAACACCAAACAGACTGCAGCCAAGAGTACGATCACCCGTGATGTTTCCTTGCTCGATACAGAGACCGGAAATGTGTACGAATCTGTTGCCATTCTTGGCAAACGCGCAAATCAGATCAGCGTGCAGATCAAAGAGGAATTGAACGCCAAACTGGAGGAGTTCGCGATCGTCGGCGAGAACATTGAGGAGGTATATGAGAACCGCGAACAGATCGAGGTCAGCCGCCATTACGAGCGTATGCCCAAACCTGCTGCATTGGCAATTCAGGAAATGCTTGAAGGCAAGACCTACTTCCGTCGTCCAGAGCCTGTAGTGGAGGTTAAGAAAGAGGCATAG
- the bamD gene encoding outer membrane protein assembly factor BamD produces MAWSFFVIGGSTTLTSCSEFTRALKSDSLEFKLAVAEKYYDKESYDRAVPLLEELVVAYRSTVKSERVNYLHAKSFYGMKDYTLAGYYLSNFTRTFPKSQYSEECAFLSAICFYKNSPNYELDQGETRTAMDQLQLFLVRYPNTALKDSSNKLMDEMRTKLEVKAYHGADQYYHMRNYQAASVAFLNFIREWPNSRFKEDAMLLILKSDFELAQNSVEEKKLERLNAAIKSYHNFADAYPQSVVLPDADKLHRDLTNAIAKNKN; encoded by the coding sequence GTGGCTTGGTCGTTCTTCGTTATCGGGGGCAGCACCACGCTTACGTCATGCAGTGAATTCACGCGTGCTCTTAAAAGCGATAGTTTGGAGTTCAAATTGGCCGTTGCGGAGAAGTATTATGATAAGGAGAGCTATGATAGGGCCGTGCCGCTATTGGAGGAATTAGTGGTGGCTTACCGTTCAACTGTGAAAAGCGAACGCGTGAACTATCTCCACGCAAAGTCCTTCTACGGGATGAAGGATTACACCTTGGCGGGTTATTACCTAAGCAATTTTACGCGCACCTTTCCGAAGAGCCAGTATTCAGAGGAATGTGCTTTTTTAAGTGCCATCTGTTTTTACAAGAACTCTCCGAATTATGAGTTGGACCAAGGCGAAACACGCACTGCAATGGACCAGTTGCAACTGTTTCTTGTAAGATACCCGAATACTGCATTGAAGGATAGCTCCAATAAACTGATGGATGAGATGCGCACTAAATTGGAGGTGAAAGCCTATCACGGTGCGGATCAATATTACCACATGCGTAATTACCAAGCAGCTAGTGTGGCGTTCCTCAATTTCATCCGCGAATGGCCCAATTCCCGCTTTAAGGAAGATGCAATGCTGCTCATACTGAAGAGTGATTTTGAGTTGGCACAGAACAGTGTGGAAGAAAAGAAATTGGAGCGTTTGAACGCTGCTATCAAGAGTTATCATAATTTCGCGGATGCCTATCCGCAAAGTGTAGTGCTTCCGGATGCCGATAAATTGCACCGGGACCTTACAAACGCTATAGCGAAGAACAAGAACTGA
- a CDS encoding aminotransferase class I/II-fold pyridoxal phosphate-dependent enzyme produces the protein MNDIFDKIREDMGPIGRHHKQSHGYFSFPKLEGELGAHMKFRGKDVLVWSLNNYLGLANHPEIREVDAQAAKDWGMAYPMGARMMSGQTKYHEQLEDELSKFMGKEDSFLLNFGYQGCMSCIEALLSRHDVLVYDSESHACMIDGARLHHGKRFVFQHNDMASFEKQLEHARKITEKTGGGILVMTEGVFGMAGDQGKLKEIVAYKKKYNFRLFIDDAHGFGMMGRDGRGTADAQGVMDDIDVYFGTFAKSMASIGAFISGPEDIMMYMRYNMRSQVYAKSLPMPIVIGALKRLDMIRSRPELSEKLWTITNALQTGLKEAGLDIGMTNSCVTPVYMNGGVPEATNAIVDLRENNGIFCSIVVYPVIPKDTILLRLIPTAAHSMEDVNYTVGHFKKVQEKLLAGEYKGETVASF, from the coding sequence ATGAACGATATTTTTGATAAGATCCGCGAGGACATGGGCCCAATTGGCCGCCACCACAAGCAAAGTCATGGTTACTTCAGCTTTCCGAAATTGGAAGGAGAACTTGGAGCGCACATGAAATTCCGAGGCAAGGATGTTCTTGTTTGGAGCCTGAATAACTACTTAGGATTGGCCAACCACCCGGAGATACGTGAAGTGGATGCCCAAGCCGCAAAAGATTGGGGCATGGCCTACCCAATGGGTGCCCGCATGATGAGCGGACAGACCAAATATCATGAACAGCTCGAAGATGAATTGAGCAAATTCATGGGCAAGGAGGATTCATTCCTGCTCAACTTCGGTTACCAGGGCTGCATGAGCTGCATCGAGGCGCTTCTTTCCCGGCATGATGTTCTGGTCTATGACAGCGAGTCACATGCTTGCATGATCGACGGTGCACGTTTGCATCACGGTAAGCGCTTCGTCTTCCAACACAATGACATGGCGAGCTTCGAAAAGCAATTGGAGCACGCTCGTAAGATCACTGAAAAGACCGGTGGTGGTATTTTGGTAATGACCGAAGGTGTATTCGGCATGGCCGGCGACCAAGGCAAACTAAAAGAGATCGTTGCATACAAGAAGAAATACAACTTCCGTCTATTCATTGATGATGCGCATGGGTTCGGTATGATGGGCCGCGATGGCCGTGGAACTGCCGATGCACAAGGCGTTATGGACGATATCGATGTGTACTTCGGGACGTTCGCAAAATCCATGGCCAGCATTGGCGCGTTCATCAGCGGTCCAGAGGACATCATGATGTACATGCGCTACAACATGCGCAGCCAAGTGTATGCGAAAAGCTTACCCATGCCGATCGTTATCGGGGCCTTGAAGCGCTTGGATATGATCCGCTCACGTCCTGAGTTATCGGAGAAATTGTGGACTATTACCAACGCATTGCAAACGGGCTTAAAAGAAGCTGGCCTTGATATTGGCATGACCAATAGTTGTGTAACCCCGGTGTACATGAATGGCGGCGTCCCTGAGGCGACCAACGCCATTGTGGACCTGAGGGAGAACAACGGCATATTCTGCAGCATCGTAGTGTACCCGGTGATCCCGAAAGACACTATCCTGCTCCGCTTGATCCCAACTGCAGCCCATTCCATGGAGGACGTGAACTATACCGTGGGCCACTTCAAAAAGGTCCAAGAGAAGTTATTGGCAGGTGAATACAAGGGTGAGACGGTTGCTTCATTCTAG
- a CDS encoding NAD(P)H-dependent oxidoreductase, protein MQIAIISSSVRTGRKSHNAALHLKRTLEETPNTVDLLDLSTFNFPIFEERLKFMKQPSMAVLDFAERFRKADGVIIVTPEYNGSFPASLKNVIDLLTEDWKGKPVSICTASSGMFAGTQVMVQLVFPLWKIKAWVVPSSMQVPKVQEAFGDDGSVLQDAEGWERRTKLFLDDLGWAMEARRRMDS, encoded by the coding sequence ATGCAGATCGCTATCATTTCGTCAAGTGTTCGAACGGGTCGTAAAAGTCACAATGCAGCTTTGCATTTGAAACGCACGTTGGAGGAAACACCAAACACAGTTGACCTATTGGACCTCAGTACATTCAACTTCCCGATCTTCGAGGAACGATTGAAGTTCATGAAACAACCATCAATGGCCGTTCTGGACTTCGCCGAGCGATTCCGAAAAGCTGATGGCGTGATCATCGTTACCCCAGAATACAACGGTAGTTTTCCGGCCAGTTTGAAGAATGTGATCGATCTCCTCACAGAGGATTGGAAGGGCAAACCGGTTTCCATTTGCACTGCTTCCAGTGGCATGTTCGCCGGTACACAGGTGATGGTACAGTTAGTGTTCCCACTATGGAAGATCAAGGCTTGGGTGGTACCCTCCTCGATGCAAGTACCCAAAGTTCAGGAAGCCTTTGGCGATGATGGCTCGGTATTGCAAGATGCCGAAGGCTGGGAGCGCCGTACCAAGCTGTTCCTTGATGATCTGGGATGGGCGATGGAGGCGAGACGAAGGATGGATTCCTGA
- a CDS encoding cysteine desulfurase: MSRIYLDNAATTPIDPEVVDAMIPYMREFYGNPSAIHSFGRQTRAGLEKARRQVAHLLNCTPGEIIFTSGGTEADNMVLHCAVRDLGVKHIITSAIEHHAVELTTEELCKDDSAVKAHWVKLQQNGRPDIRDLEELLKATEGQGVLVSLMHANNEIGTRIDLYEVGSLCRKYGALFHSDTVQTMCHYRFDLSALPVDFITCAAHKFHGPKGVGFLFMRNTSVLKPMILGGGQERNMRAGTENLHGIIGLAKAMEIAYRDLDEHHRHVQRLKTRMMNKLMKEFPGVEFNGDRSEDALYTVLSVCFPEDGRSEMLLYNLDIEGVACSGGSACSSGSNAGSHVLKALYPERPGGNIRFSFSRFTTIEDVDRTLEVLKRILVPVAIPNSSLRSIPD, translated from the coding sequence ATGTCCCGTATCTATCTTGATAACGCCGCAACCACACCTATTGATCCTGAGGTGGTCGATGCGATGATCCCTTACATGCGGGAATTTTATGGTAACCCTTCCGCTATTCATTCGTTCGGTCGGCAAACCCGTGCCGGACTTGAGAAAGCACGCAGACAGGTTGCTCATTTGTTGAACTGTACGCCGGGTGAGATCATTTTTACAAGCGGTGGTACCGAAGCCGACAACATGGTGCTACACTGTGCGGTCAGGGATCTGGGAGTTAAGCATATCATTACCAGCGCCATTGAGCATCATGCTGTAGAATTGACCACTGAAGAATTGTGCAAGGATGATAGCGCAGTAAAAGCCCACTGGGTGAAATTACAGCAGAACGGCAGACCTGATATCAGGGATCTTGAAGAATTGCTGAAAGCCACCGAAGGTCAGGGCGTCCTGGTATCTCTGATGCATGCCAACAACGAGATCGGTACGCGCATTGACCTTTATGAAGTTGGATCACTTTGTCGTAAGTATGGGGCCCTTTTTCATAGCGATACAGTGCAGACCATGTGTCATTACCGGTTCGATCTAAGCGCACTTCCGGTTGATTTCATTACCTGCGCTGCGCATAAGTTCCACGGTCCGAAAGGCGTTGGGTTTCTCTTTATGCGGAACACCTCCGTGCTGAAACCAATGATCCTGGGTGGCGGTCAGGAACGGAACATGCGGGCCGGTACGGAGAATCTGCACGGTATTATTGGGCTAGCCAAAGCGATGGAGATCGCATATCGTGATCTGGACGAACATCACAGACATGTCCAACGTTTGAAGACCCGGATGATGAACAAGCTCATGAAAGAGTTTCCAGGGGTTGAGTTCAATGGGGATCGATCCGAAGATGCACTGTACACAGTACTGAGCGTCTGCTTTCCTGAAGATGGTCGGAGTGAAATGCTACTGTACAATCTCGATATCGAAGGTGTGGCCTGCAGCGGTGGCAGCGCATGCAGCAGTGGCTCAAACGCTGGTTCGCATGTACTAAAGGCGCTTTACCCGGAGCGGCCGGGTGGAAATATCCGATTTTCATTCAGTCGGTTCACGACCATAGAAGATGTGGACCGAACGCTGGAAGTGCTGAAGCGGATCCTTGTGCCTGTTGCGATTCCGAATTCCTCCCTTCGGTCCATTCCTGATTAG
- the glmM gene encoding phosphoglucosamine mutase, producing the protein MTLIRSISGIRGTIGGTPGTGLTPLDTVRYTAAFGTFIRKQSGKERPRMVLGRDARISGPMMRDLVSGTLVGLGFEVVDLDMATTPTVEIAVTGEQADGGIILTASHNPAQWNALKLLNGKGEFISAEDGEEVLRIAAENDYEFVPVEKLGSVIPRTGWTRKHIDMILALDLVDVDAIKKAKLRVALDAVNSVGGSAVPALLGALGVLEVIQIYCTPNGIFPHNPEPLPENLVDLCTTVVKHKAHVGFAVDPDVDRLAMVCEDGTLFGEEYTLVACADHVLAHRKGDTVSNLSSTRALNDIAEKHQRKRHASAVGEVNVVELMKKIDAPIGGEGNGGVILSELHYGRDALVGIAIFLTLLAKSGKSCSDLRKSYPNYFISKNKIQLEPNMDVQAIVDAMQVRHSAQPHSMVDGLRIEFDNTWVHLRKSNTEPIIRVYAEAPSMEQADQLAQRILHEVAQVAGIPETVR; encoded by the coding sequence ATGACACTTATTCGCTCCATCTCAGGCATTCGCGGTACCATCGGTGGTACACCTGGCACTGGCTTGACCCCTCTTGATACAGTTCGGTATACCGCTGCTTTCGGAACCTTTATTCGTAAACAAAGCGGTAAAGAGCGCCCGCGTATGGTGCTTGGACGTGATGCACGGATCAGCGGACCGATGATGCGTGATCTGGTCTCTGGAACCCTTGTTGGACTCGGTTTCGAGGTTGTGGATCTGGATATGGCCACGACCCCAACAGTGGAGATCGCCGTTACAGGAGAGCAGGCCGATGGCGGGATCATCCTTACAGCAAGTCATAATCCCGCACAATGGAACGCGTTGAAATTGTTGAACGGGAAAGGCGAGTTCATTTCCGCTGAGGACGGTGAAGAGGTGTTGCGGATCGCAGCCGAGAATGATTACGAATTCGTTCCTGTGGAAAAGTTGGGAAGCGTGATCCCCAGAACAGGATGGACACGTAAACATATCGACATGATCCTGGCGTTGGACCTTGTGGATGTCGATGCGATAAAGAAAGCTAAACTTCGCGTGGCGTTGGACGCCGTAAATTCCGTTGGTGGTAGTGCGGTTCCTGCGTTGTTAGGCGCTTTAGGAGTTCTTGAGGTCATCCAGATCTACTGTACGCCGAACGGCATTTTTCCGCATAACCCAGAACCATTGCCGGAGAATTTAGTGGATCTATGTACAACGGTGGTAAAACACAAGGCACATGTTGGTTTTGCTGTGGATCCCGATGTGGATCGCTTAGCAATGGTATGCGAGGATGGTACGTTGTTCGGTGAGGAGTATACACTTGTGGCCTGCGCGGATCATGTGCTCGCGCATCGGAAGGGAGACACGGTCAGCAACCTCAGTAGCACACGTGCGCTCAACGATATTGCAGAGAAGCACCAACGTAAACGCCACGCTAGCGCAGTAGGAGAGGTGAATGTTGTTGAGTTGATGAAGAAAATAGATGCGCCCATAGGTGGTGAAGGCAACGGTGGCGTGATCCTGAGTGAACTGCACTATGGCCGCGATGCGTTGGTCGGCATTGCGATATTTTTGACGTTACTTGCCAAAAGCGGCAAAAGCTGTTCGGATCTGCGTAAGAGTTACCCGAATTATTTCATCAGCAAGAACAAGATCCAACTGGAGCCGAACATGGATGTCCAAGCGATCGTAGATGCGATGCAAGTAAGGCACAGCGCTCAGCCCCATAGCATGGTGGATGGCCTTCGGATCGAATTCGATAATACTTGGGTACATCTTCGCAAAAGCAATACGGAACCAATAATCCGTGTGTATGCGGAAGCACCATCCATGGAACAAGCTGATCAATTGGCCCAGCGGATCCTGCATGAAGTAGCACAGGTAGCCGGCATTCCCGAAACTGTCCGGTAA